One window of Fusarium keratoplasticum isolate Fu6.1 chromosome 2, whole genome shotgun sequence genomic DNA carries:
- a CDS encoding HET domain-containing protein, whose product MATSIDSNQQSTKLCSRCTVFQLVDTPLDGIFANPENQERETDLGWEVERAPNVLYQVFDGSDCESCAFFKRILFWWDIEDKPPTISSETTIHLSLHHVFGPENVNGYGLRAIRIKLRHDDQEDIHLDCPVTAVADDDTATLLGLRPPLSHISEETVRWMKSRMDLCVSHDHINPQKTFIPDRLIEVGPDQLRLVLTKDMVSPDLEIPHYIALTYCWGPEPHASKQLKTTSLNLSQHLQTIPESLLPQVIQDSVALARALSIPFLWVDALCILQDVSTDWDSQCAVMERIYGNAYVTVAAAASLNCEQGYLQKTDRVIIPLNPRPSNNASLAFAVYSPLYKASVGEELVISPWLERGWTFQERITATRLLMFSRRNIHFKCPSFSESMGRDQDTYDGDFRMLGRDKLIPHDKLRTYQEWDETISQLNPDRAHFTRETDLLPSVAGLAALFQKQLDDEYLAGLWKNNLHRGLYWNLMGIDKISYEALLQRLESPLPYLAPSWSWASLRRYLWFDLNHPTLITDCRPEYTDLVPAITPRGSTEFGEVSHGALEMMAKVYVGTRRIVYRKVYPAFSSPQDAVRLDGEYFAHIRTDCIVEDFFATSEIPELVAPISFLLIGSTIRRKSDANYFSSRHSDSSLTLGDDHEASYSHASSDSESVSSQEWTSEEVENPANRTAYGLLIHPTGNPDEYYRVGTFLSKPFRAGGLSFFNNLELRQVRLI is encoded by the exons ATGGCAACCTCGATCGATTCTAACCAACAGTCTACCAAGCTTTGCAGCCGCTGTACCGTGTTTCAGCTGGTAGACACACCACTGGATGGCATCTTTGCAAACCCCGAGAACCAAGAACGAGAAACTGACTTGGGCTGGGAAGTCGAGCGAGCTCCCAATGTTTTGTACCAGGTCTTTGATGGCTCTGATTGCGAATCCTGTGCCTTTTTCAAACGAATTCTCTTTTGGTGGGACATAGAAGACAAACCACCGACTATTTCCTCGGAGACAACCATCCACCTCTCGCTCCACCATGTTTTCGGTCCAGAGAATGTTAATGGATATGGGCTGAGGGCTATACGCATCAAACTTAGACATG ATGACCAGGAAGACATTCATCTTGACTGTCCTGTCACAGCAGTCGCGGATGATGATACGGCGACGCTTCTCGGGCTCCGACCGCCTCTATCCCACATCAGTGAAGAGACTGTGCGCTGGATGAAGTCCAGAATGGATTTATGCGTGTCTCATGACCACATTAATCCGCAGAAGACTTTCATCCCCGACCGACTTATTGAAGTTGGGCCAGATCAACTACGGCTGGTCCTGACTAAAGACATGGTCAGCCCAGACTTGGAGATCCCGCATTATATCGCCCTCACGTACTGTTGGGGTCCCGAGCCACATGCTAGTAAGCAACTCAAGACGAccagcctcaatctctcGCAGCATCTGCAGACGATTCCAGAGTCCCTCTTGCCACAGGTCATTCAGGACTCTGTGGCCCTGGCAAGGGCGTTGTCCATCCCGTTTCTTTGGGTGGATGCTTTGTGCATCCTACAGGATGTGTCGACAGACTGGGATAGTCAGTGTGCAGTCATGGAGCGCATTTATGGCAATGCGTACGTAACAGTTGCCGCGGCTGCCTCCCTGAACTGCGAGCAAGGATACCTGCAGAAAACCGACCGAGTCATCATCCCTTTAAACCCTCGCCCCAGCAACAACGCTTCTCTCGCCTTTGCAGTATACTCTCCTCTCTATAAGGCTTCTGTCGGAGAAGAACTTGTCATTAGCCCCTGGCTTGAGAGAGGATGGACATTCCAGGAACGCATCACGGCAACCCGCCTGCTGATGTTTTCAAGAAGGAACATTCACTTCAAATGTCCATCATTTAGTGAATCTATGGGAAGGGATCAGGACACATATGATGGCGATTTCCGCATGCTCGGCCGCGACAAGCTTATTCCCCATGACAAACTCCGTACCTATCAAGAGTGGGATGAAACCATTTCTCAGCTCAACCCTGACAGGGCCCATTTCACCCGCGAGACAGATCTTCTACCATCGGTTGCTGGCCTTGCAGCTTTGTTCCAGAAACAGCTGGATGATGAGTACCTGGCCGGTTTGTGGAAGAACAATCTGCACCGGGGCCTCTATTGGAATTTGATGGGTATTGACAAAATCAGTTACGAGGCCCTCCTACAAAGACTGGAAAGCCCCCTTCCCTATCTTGCCCCCTCGTGGAGCTGGGCTAGTCTACGCCGCTACCTCTGGTTCGATTTGAACCATCCAACTCTGATAACAGATTGCCGACCTGAGTATACTGATCTAGTCCCCGCCATCACCCCGCGCGGTTCAACCGAGTTTGGTGAAGTGAGCCATGGCGCactggagatgatggccaaggtgTATGTCGGGACTCGGAGGATAGTATACAGAAAGGTCTACCCGGCTTTCTCCTCTCCACAAGACGCTGTTCGGTTGGATGGAGAGTATTTTGCCCATATTCGGACTGATTGCATTGTTGAGGACTTCTTCGCAACATCCGAGATCCCCGAACTCGTCGCTCCCATCAGTTTTCTACTGATTGGGAGCACGATACGACGGAAGTCAGATGCAAATTACTTCTCGTCGCGGCATTCCGATAGCTCGTTGACACTTGGCGACGATCACGAGGCGTCGTACAGTCATGCGTCGTCTGACTCGGAGTCAGTCAGTTCCCAGGAATGGACGAgtgaggaggtcgagaatCCAGCCAATAGAACGGCATATGGGTTACTCATTCACCCCACGGGAAACCCAGATGAGTACTATCGGGTTGGAACGTTTCTGTCCAAGCCTTTCAGAGCGGGAGGTCTATCATTCT
- a CDS encoding PKS-ER domain-containing protein, producing the protein MKGHECAVYGEQAYVPVEMAVKIPNGMSFVDGAALWMQYSTAWNSMVDTAKLQKGEYVLLTAATSSVGIAAAQIAKSQGAIPICTTRSQSKVAALKSLGIEHVIVTDEQDIATEVARITGGVGCRVIYDPIAGKGVSKLLDAVAINGMILIYGVLDLAPATIDPLKGMAKFAIIKFTAVFQTLLNPEKRAKMVKFVLDGVENGSLRPVVDKTFAFKDIAEAHRYLESNQHIGKVVVTVD; encoded by the coding sequence ATGAAAGGCCACGAATGCGCCGTGTACGGCGAGCAGGCTTATGTGCCGGTCGAGATGGCGGTGAAGATACCCAATGGCATGTCGTTTGTTGACGGCGCTGCTTTATGGATGCAGTACAGCACAGCCTGGAACAGCATGGTTGACACGGCCAAGCTGCAAAAGGGCGAGTACGTTCTGCTGACGGCGGCGACATCGTCGGTGGGAATTGCGGCGGCCCAGATCGCCAAATCGCAGGGTGCCATCCCCATCTGTACAACCCGGAGTCAGTCCAAGGTGGCCGCACTGAAGTCGCTCGGCATCGAACATGTCATTGTGACGGATGAGCAGGACATCGCGACGGAAGTGGCACGCATCACCGGCGGCGTCGGCTGCCGCGTCATCTACGACCCGATTGCTGGGAAAGGTGTCAGCAAATTGCTCGACGCGGTCGCAATCAACGGCATGATCCTTATCTACGGTGTTCTAGACCTGGCTCCGGCCACGATTGACCCGCTGAAGGGCATGGCCAAGTTTGCAATCATCAAGTTTACAGCCGTGTTTCAGACACTATTAAACCCAGAGAAGCGCGCCAAGATGGTCAAGTTTGTGCTCGATGGCGTTGAAAACGGGTCGCTAAGGCCCGTCGTGGACAAGACCTTTGCGTTCAAGGACATTGCTGAGGCGCATCGCTATCTTGAGAGCAATCAGCATATCGGaaaggtggtggtgacagTTGATTGA
- a CDS encoding Rhodanese domain-containing protein produces the protein MASQQQAGIGPWHVKYPAPERQPGSMTREQLLELMRQVGGVAGADFVLVDLRRNDYEGGTIRGSINLPAQSLYPSIPTLYSMVKARGLRKIIWYCSSSRGRGPRAAGWFSDYISDCGDNEMESVVLQGGIKGWATAGDEFVEWMDEYDPCFWSAK, from the exons ATGGCTTCACAACAGCAGGCCGGTATAGGTCCGTGGCATGTCAAATACCCGGCTCCGGAGCGTCAGCCAGGAAGCATGACGCGTGAGCAGCTCCTTGAGTTGATGAGGCAGGTCGGCGGCGTGGCCGGTGCGGACTTTGTGCTCGTTGATTTACGACGCAACGACTATGAG GGCGGCACTATCCGTGGCTCTATCAATCTGCCTGCCCAAAGTTTGTATCCCTCAATCCCAACGCTTTATAGCATGGTCAAGGCCAGGGGCCTGCGCAAGATCATTTGGTATTGCT CCTCATCACGCGGTCGCGGTCCGCGAGCTGCTGGCTGGTTTAGCGACTATATCTCCGACTGTGGTGATAATGAGATGGAAAGCGTAGTCTTACAAGGGGGAATCAAGGGCTGGGCCACGGCGGGCGACGAATTTGTCGAGTGGATGGACGAGTACGACCCTTGCTTTTGGTCTGCCAAATGA